One window from the genome of Hydractinia symbiolongicarpus strain clone_291-10 chromosome 1, HSymV2.1, whole genome shotgun sequence encodes:
- the LOC130636458 gene encoding POTE ankyrin domain family member A-like: protein MLEQSAKMFKLHEAVLEGDLKTIKYLMSTVCKIDEKDLSGNTPIHYACYKGYRQIVKYLIQHGACLNFQNKQKKNLLMITLCGETCKRRACKKGKDEVYSIIKLLLKEKCRNINSIDHKGNTALHVAVERATVCAVKRKCISLLIQHGANAEIVNHKQQTAYDIAKQNQVIQIQEIFWCELPFSVKYTNSKIKNRGCPQTHKDLNIINEEVTEKRASAIEQPIESNMRPPIDNYGYVNNECGWNGKDFVDSPCFQQYFICGNCRSIINCHPSYQCFDHFTNQNRFFRRVPGQN, encoded by the coding sequence ATGTTGGAGCAGAGTGCAAAGATGTTTAAGTTGCATGAAGCAGTTTTAGAAGGCGATCTCAAAAccataaaatatttgatgagcACTGTGTGCAAGATTGATGAAAAAGACCTAAGTGGGAACACACCAATTCACTATGCATGTTACAAAGGTTACCGACAAATTGTGAAATATCTTATTCAACATGGTGCTtgcttgaattttcaaaataaacagAAGAAAAACTTGCTCATGATAACTTTGTGTGGAGAGACTTGCAAAAGACGAGCTTGCAAAAAAGGCAAAGATGAAGTGTATTCAATAATCAAATTACTTTTGAAGGAAAAGTGCAGAAATATTAATTCCATTGATCACAAGGGAAATACAGCACTACATGTCGCCGTGGAGAGGGCGACAGTATGTGcagtaaaaagaaaatgtatatctTTGCTGATACAACATGGTGCAAATGCTGAAATTGTAAACCACAAGCAACAAACAGCTTACGACATCGCTAAACAGAACCAAGTTATTCAAATACAAGAAATCTTTTGGTGTGAACTGCCATTTAGTGTGAAGTACacaaacagtaaaataaaaaacagaggCTGCCCGCAAACTCACAAAGACTTGAATATAATTAACGAGGAAGTGACAGAAAAGCGTGCGTCAGCCATAGAGCAACCGATTGAAAGTAACATGCGTCCACCAATTGATAATTATGGCTACGTAAATAATGAATGTGGCTGGAATGGCAAGGACTTTGTCGATAGTCCGTGTTTTCAGCAATATTTCATTTGTGGAAATTGTCGGTCGATAATTAATTGTCATCCAAGTTACCAATGTTTTGATCACTTCACCAATCAAAACCGATTTTTTCGAAGAGTGCCAGGACAAAATTAA